The Mesorhizobium sp. M1D.F.Ca.ET.043.01.1.1 genome contains a region encoding:
- a CDS encoding DoxX family protein encodes MFAMAVAFKFMDMGATAGYIAAAGFPFPLFLAWCAAILETLLVIAFLTGAYLTPLALIGAVYVTFLGFAFHGPSHWATEQAEFGAFMSHFPFAAGLLYAAAHGPGSVLALRQGWPGRA; translated from the coding sequence ATGTTCGCGATGGCGGTGGCGTTCAAGTTCATGGATATGGGCGCCACCGCCGGCTACATCGCCGCCGCCGGCTTCCCGTTCCCGCTGTTTTTGGCCTGGTGCGCCGCGATCCTCGAAACGCTACTGGTGATCGCCTTTCTGACCGGCGCTTATCTGACGCCGCTGGCGCTGATCGGCGCGGTCTACGTCACCTTCCTCGGCTTTGCCTTCCACGGTCCTTCGCACTGGGCCACGGAGCAGGCCGAGTTCGGCGCCTTCATGTCGCATTTCCCCTTCGCCGCCGGACTGCTCTATGCCGCCGCGCACGGGCCGGGTAGCGTGCTCGCCCTGCGTCAGGGCTGGCCGGGCCGGGCGTAG
- a CDS encoding tryptophan 2,3-dioxygenase family protein, with product MDKSDYHSRIEAPEMRDYGVYLKCDQLLSCQKPLAEMVNADELQFQIVHQVEELWMKLIAYTLVDVLDYLEKQDTHRIVTLMGRVHRLMRLMTAQLDVLETMSPKEYQQVRLELGNGSGQESPGFKFILRLPPDLWRAFKHAYLDARGLSVADIYDAHYDHGDAYVVAEALIEFDELFQKFRANHLYLIHRSIGLGSKSLKGRPVEILEGGARHRFFPELWDIRCDMTDRWGAAYGTVRDSISHPPQAKAG from the coding sequence ATGGACAAGTCGGATTATCACAGCCGCATCGAGGCGCCCGAGATGCGCGATTACGGCGTCTATCTGAAATGCGACCAACTGCTTTCCTGCCAGAAGCCGCTGGCAGAGATGGTCAATGCCGACGAGCTGCAGTTCCAGATCGTGCACCAGGTCGAGGAGCTGTGGATGAAGCTCATCGCCTACACGCTGGTCGACGTGCTCGACTATCTGGAAAAGCAGGACACGCACCGCATCGTCACGCTGATGGGCCGCGTCCACCGGCTGATGCGGCTGATGACAGCGCAGCTCGATGTGCTGGAGACCATGTCGCCCAAGGAATACCAGCAGGTCCGCCTCGAGCTCGGCAACGGCAGCGGCCAGGAATCCCCGGGCTTCAAGTTCATCCTGCGCCTGCCGCCGGACCTCTGGCGGGCCTTCAAGCACGCCTATCTCGACGCCCGCGGGCTCTCCGTCGCGGACATCTACGATGCCCATTACGACCATGGCGACGCCTATGTCGTGGCCGAGGCGCTGATCGAGTTCGACGAGCTGTTCCAGAAATTCCGCGCCAACCACCTCTATCTCATCCATCGCTCGATCGGGCTAGGCTCGAAGTCGCTGAAGGGCCGGCCGGTGGAAATCCTGGAAGGCGGCGCCCGCCATCGCTTCTTCCCCGAGCTCTGGGACATACGCTGCGACATGACCGACCGCTGGGGCGCAGCCTACGGCACCGTGCGGGATTCGATCAGCCATCCGCCGCAGGCGAAGGCGGGCTGA
- a CDS encoding Lrp/AsnC family transcriptional regulator has translation MLDSVDRRIVAALERDARISFGELAEEVGLSKTPCWKRVKALEEAGVIRGYSTRIDPAAIGFGIEAFIQVSIDFEVSDAFEAAVKKHPLIRRCYATTGEADYLLQVVTVDMRALDRMLRAELSRLPGVRHTVTSMAMREIKGDISFANAAGHALRG, from the coding sequence ATGCTGGATAGCGTCGACCGCAGGATCGTCGCCGCGCTCGAACGCGATGCGCGCATCTCCTTCGGCGAACTCGCCGAAGAGGTTGGCCTGAGCAAGACGCCGTGCTGGAAGCGGGTCAAGGCGCTGGAAGAGGCCGGCGTCATCCGCGGCTATTCCACCCGCATCGATCCGGCCGCGATCGGCTTCGGCATCGAGGCCTTCATCCAGGTGTCGATCGACTTCGAGGTGTCGGACGCCTTCGAGGCGGCGGTGAAGAAGCACCCGCTGATCCGCCGCTGCTATGCCACGACCGGCGAGGCCGACTACCTCCTGCAGGTCGTCACCGTCGACATGAGGGCGCTGGACAGGATGCTGCGCGCGGAGCTCAGCCGCCTGCCCGGCGTCCGCCACACCGTGACCTCGATGGCGATGCGCGAGATCAAGGGCGACATCTCGTTTGCCAACGCGGCGGGGCATGCGCTGAGAGGATAA